In the Puniceicoccales bacterium genome, GGTATTTTTATGGGGTGCCATCGAAGACAATTCCGCAAAAAATATAACTGAAAAGCTTCTATACCTTGAGCTTACAGATCCTGGAAAGAAAATTCAATTTTTCATGAACACACCGGGAGGTTCGATCACAGCTGGCATGGCAATCTACGATACGATGAAATTAATGACTTCACCCATAGAGATGATCGTCACTGGGCTGGCAGCTAGCATGGGATCGATACTTTTGTGTGTACCAAAAAAAGGCAATCGATTTTTATATCCCAACGCCAGAGTTCTGATCCATCAACCACTTATAACCGGAAGGATTGTTGCGCCGGCTGTCGATATAGATATTCAGGCTCAGGAGATGGAAAAAATTCGCGACGAAATGAATAAAATACTCTCCGATGCTTCGGGCCAACCCATGGAAAAAATTCGCAAAGATACGGATCGAGATTTTTATATGAATGCCAAGGAAGCCATCGACTATGGCCTAGCCGATGCCATCACCAGCAAGCTATGGTAACCAAAATTTTATTCATATTTCACATTTTTTGCAAATTCCATGTCATTAATATGATGAAACTCACAGGCAGTCTTTGTTGACTGTCTGTGAATTTTTCTACTTTTTTAAACCAGTCCATCTACTCATTGGCCAAACAATTTGCCATTCAGTCGCTATAAATCAGCTAAAAAAAAGAATTTTTGTC is a window encoding:
- a CDS encoding ATP-dependent Clp protease proteolytic subunit, which encodes MSNFGHCCDDDDDECRCNGYNKIVDSMIQRKFLEERKVFLWGAIEDNSAKNITEKLLYLELTDPGKKIQFFMNTPGGSITAGMAIYDTMKLMTSPIEMIVTGLAASMGSILLCVPKKGNRFLYPNARVLIHQPLITGRIVAPAVDIDIQAQEMEKIRDEMNKILSDASGQPMEKIRKDTDRDFYMNAKEAIDYGLADAITSKLW